The following DNA comes from Plodia interpunctella isolate USDA-ARS_2022_Savannah chromosome 1, ilPloInte3.2, whole genome shotgun sequence.
gccgttgttttgagCCTGGCCCTTGGCTCTTAAGCCaaccgccataaggtcccttttgatttggatgaCCACAAATGGTTTCCAAATGGCTGAACACATGTTTTGCAAAGATAACCAAGAacactttcaaataaaaaaaaatatagttatgggttactaactcaacgatactgtattctataacatatacatataggtgaACATACAAGagccaggtcaatctgaaaaagataatttcccATGTTgccctgaccggggatcgaacccgggacctctagtGTAGCAGTACGGcttgatgaccattaggccacggaggtcgtcaagaaAAGTcgtctagaaaaaaaaattgttacaataaaACCCTGGCTgtatattagtaggtacatcaGGCGGCAAAATGCGATGATGATGTAAAGaaaattactgataaaaactgaaaaagaTTGGCCCAAGACAGTGAGAGTTGGAGTAGGCGGAAAGAGGCCTAGACCCAGCGGTTGGTTATGGAGGGTTAAAGATGATAATGAATTCAAAACTGCCTAATTTTTAGGGAAATTGTGACTTACGAAAGTCATTAGTCTATGCATTTGCATCAAGTATATACCTACCAACCATACCaactatatacctactttaataGTATCAGCTAGGCTTTAAGAGCTTCTTCAATATAAGCATTTCTAGTATTTCATCATTTATCACTAAATGTTAAGAAAATCGATAGATGCCTAACAAGATATTAATTCTCATCTGTCAAACTAATCCTTTTCATAAACATATATAGCTGTTGCTCCAACTTCGACGGGTATGTTTACACaggctttcgcatttataatatatgtaacaaCAATGGAAGTATGTAAGGacaactattattttaaaaaatgcttttcCCCTACCTTTGGATTGCACTGGCCATCAAGCTGTTCAGGGGCCGCGTAGAACTGCGTCCCCAAAGCCACGCCCCTGTGGGACTGCTGCAGCGGACACGCCAGCCCAAAATCCCCGAGCAACACCCTCACTTCACTGTCACTCTTCTCCACAAACACATTACTGGGCTTCACATCATGGTGGATCACTCCCCGAGAGTGGATGTAGTTCAAACCACGCACCAACTGTGTGAACATATCCATGATCTTGTCAATATGTGTCCAAGAAACTGGATAGTTTATGTCCGGAGAGTAATGACAGTCCAAACTATCAGTGGAGAAGTCTTCGGAATTCTTCCTTGTCCCCACCAATAAGTGGTTCCTCTTGTCCAACCATTGCTTCAAAGTCTGTTGGCAGTAAGTCATCTGGATATACAAAGTAGCCCATTTCAAATTCACTCTTGAGCAATTCTCAAACTCTTCGCTCGAAAGCAACTTGCAAACCGCATTTTCTTCATCAGATTCTGTATCTGACTCGTCAAATATTTCGTCAGAACTATCTTCTTTTTCAAAACTGCTGGAGTTTTTGAAGGATATTACAAAATCAGACATGCTAGTTTGTTTGGTCAAGTCTTTAGAATTGTGCGTTTTGAAGGAGAAGTCACCAAtacttgtggcaaaaatgtgtGTGAACAAGCTGTTACtaattgaaattatgttttcaggTCGCATAAAAGTAAACAACGCGCAAGTGATCACCCACAACATCCCAGCGACGAACGGTGTCATCCACGCGATCGACAACATCCTTTAACCAATCAATGCACTCAGATCCTCCCGCCAATTAGCTTCAGTGAAGCTATTTTCGTTGCTATAGTCCGGTCGCTTAGACTAGATAGTGTCGCTgtgtctccacttcgcacggtcgtcggcatgcGAAGCGGAGACGAAAATGTAtaaaagcggaccctgggctccgacgctcaatgaaGAAGCTACCGggaaaacgttcagatgagagagtgtGTCgctgtgtacagtcaacagcacatcaagttaccctgcatgaaatTCTACGGCGCGGTAATGggggcgagtttgcaattattttagtaggttgatgtgctctTAACTGTACtctttgagatttttttaaaccactgagcaaacaaacagacatgcgGCTTCCTGATTGCGCGTGGACACCGTAACCTATGGTCGCCTGGAAGACCAACattttctatgaaaactaaCCTTTTACAATACCAGCGTATTAGCCCCCATTgcaccctgggctccgacgctcaacggctaagAAAGGGACCGGGTAACACTCGATGAGAGAGAGCCCCCATAGGAAATTAGAGTGACAATAGTACCTAGTGTTTCCAACACTTGCAAATCAATCTGAAATTGTGATAATATCATATCACCTAGGTATGCTAATACCTAAGCGACAAAATGAAGCGGGTACTTCGATAggaaaaaatgcatttaaGTCCAAACGTCTTGAAATATCCACAATAGTGCTCGTGTGATATAGTATTCAGTCATAAATCCATCCAACTTTCTTTCCGCTATgctatgtataataaaaataaatcatagtaCAGCACGAGCGAAAtactaattaaaactatataaacataattaacaatgaaaattaaataggtattcattagaaatattttcaaatcatgCGCAGAAGTGATATGAAACAAAGATCTATGAAACATATGaacaatgaaattttaactttacctaGCTATTTGTTaagccggctacacactatcgcgtATGAatgcgaatgcatgaacattgcttgtacgagtgcttttatttaccgcaataaaaaaccagcaatgtatacctacCGAGTCCACAAAGTTCGGCGATTGCCCGCGATAGTGTGGGGCCGACATTGTACAGTAACAGCTTCCAAGAATCATGTGTTTtacatttatcaattttgCGCCTCGAAACAATGGATACAAAGGTGACTTTGTCTGCGCAAACCCAggcatttaaaaagtattttagtaaacaaattGATTGTATATCCATCCATACTAACGTAACTAAGTATGTAGATACTTAGTTATAAGAAATGTAAGTGTGTATGCTTGTCTCATTCACGTCACGGcgtaattaaatgtttttttttttatgagatGGCCGGCTAAGTGACGAAGGCGGAGCCGGGGCCTATAGCTAGTACGGTTATGTAGGCACAGTAGTACTAAGCGATCGGACTTGACACAATTACACCTACCTTCTGACCGCAGCTGAAGCcgctttaattttaaaaaaatatataattttaagactGTAAATATTGACTAGactaagaaattaatttatatgcgagtgttacaatttttgtaaatatttttttatgataacaaaatagttttttttttttaataatccaCGCGACTCATATTCTCATAATCTATAGTCCGCGCGGACCGTGTAGGTAACCACATGTTATAAACCGAGAACTGAATcgaagtttatatatattataaggcGATAAAAAATCGAGGTTCTCTACGACCTATCCAGCATACGAGAGGGTTACGTGGGGTTCTACAACGATCTTAAATTGAGTGTtgtgtctatttatttatatctattagtGCATGCATCCTTAAATGCAAATAGGTACTGGTCGTTGACTcacaataaatttcatatctTACGACACTGTATCAGTTGAAATTTTACGAAAACAAACAGGATACACGTGACTCAACTCAATAGTTGTCTGATGTTAAGCAATACttataagatatataaaaatatttgtttcagacTAGACcagtgtaaaataaatgttttgtcattTCACATTTCACACCGCCATCAATATTAGTTTTTCAGTCGAAAGAACTCATACGTTTTTCGCATTCGTAGGTACTTGCGGGATTAACGAGTCacaatagtataaaaa
Coding sequences within:
- the LOC128682003 gene encoding eukaryotic translation initiation factor 2-alpha kinase 1-like, whose product is MSDFVISFKNSSSFEKEDSSDEIFDESDTESDEENAVCKLLSSEEFENCSRVNLKWATLYIQMTYCQQTLKQWLDKRNHLLVGTRKNSEDFSTDSLDCHYSPDINYPVSWTHIDKIMDMFTQLVRGLNYIHSRGVIHHDVKPSNVFVEKSDSEVRVLLGDFGLACPLQQSHRGVALGTQFYAAPEQLDGQCNPKSDMYSLGIILLEMVQPFSTDMERVKTIEALRKGQIPANLTANYPKIAHIIGKLVQRRPSKRLDTNQLLDELQLLSVNKDDTIKVLRDELAAKDEEIAHLKMMLAKCNINS